One window of Cellulomonas shaoxiangyii genomic DNA carries:
- a CDS encoding glycosyltransferase family 9 protein, protein MTGDVLVLRALGLGDALTGVAALRGVRRAWPDRRLRLAGPAATGSWLRALGVVDEVLVTDGLSPLDWHGTGHVAVNLHGRGPQSHAALAATRPERLVAYATLEHADGPAWRADEHEVARWCRLVTAAGGPCDAADLRLPVAPDTTTAPGTVLLHPGAASGSRRWPADRWGAVARALVDAGHDVSLTGGPTERDLCATVVRHAARPVRVLAGTLDVPGLAAVVASARLVVCGDTGVAHVATAVGAPSVLLFGPTPPRWWGPAVDVDRHVVLWHGDPARPGDPHGTAVDAALAAITVDEVLAAAAPLLAAPVEPGRRAGLRVGP, encoded by the coding sequence GTGACGGGTGACGTCCTGGTCCTGCGTGCCCTCGGGCTCGGCGACGCGCTCACCGGCGTCGCCGCGCTGCGCGGGGTGCGCCGCGCCTGGCCGGACCGGCGGCTCCGGCTCGCCGGTCCGGCCGCCACCGGCTCGTGGCTGCGGGCCCTCGGCGTCGTCGACGAGGTCCTGGTCACCGACGGCCTGTCGCCGCTCGACTGGCACGGCACCGGCCACGTGGCGGTCAACCTGCACGGACGGGGCCCGCAGAGCCACGCGGCCCTGGCCGCGACCCGCCCCGAGCGCCTCGTCGCCTACGCGACGCTTGAGCACGCGGACGGGCCGGCGTGGCGCGCGGACGAGCACGAGGTGGCGCGCTGGTGCCGGCTCGTGACCGCCGCCGGCGGTCCCTGCGACGCCGCGGACCTGCGCCTGCCGGTCGCACCCGACACCACGACGGCGCCCGGCACGGTGCTGCTCCACCCCGGCGCGGCATCGGGCTCGCGCCGCTGGCCCGCCGACCGCTGGGGCGCCGTGGCGCGTGCCCTCGTGGACGCGGGCCACGACGTGTCCCTCACGGGCGGCCCCACCGAGCGGGACCTGTGCGCGACCGTCGTCCGCCACGCGGCGCGTCCGGTCCGCGTGCTGGCCGGCACGCTCGACGTGCCCGGGCTGGCCGCCGTGGTCGCGTCCGCCCGGCTCGTGGTGTGCGGCGACACGGGCGTCGCGCACGTCGCGACGGCGGTCGGCGCACCGTCGGTGCTGCTGTTCGGCCCCACGCCGCCGCGGTGGTGGGGGCCCGCCGTCGACGTCGACCGGCACGTCGTGCTGTGGCACGGCGACCCGGCGCGCCCGGGCGACCCCCACGGCACGGCGGTCGACGCTGCCCTGGCGGCGATCACCGTGGACGAGGTGCTCGCGGCCGCCGCTCCCCTGCTCGCCGCGCCGGTCGAGCCGGGCCGGCGTGCGGGCCTGCGCGTCGGGCCGTAG
- the cobA gene encoding uroporphyrinogen-III C-methyltransferase: MTALLGVELAGRTVVVAGGGPVAARRVHALLAEGAHVRVVAPAVCEPVADLVVAGAVHWVDREVVPSDLDDAWLVQTATGDRSTDQAVVAWATARRVFCVDAGGPRRPARGTARTPATTRAGDVLVGVVSTGGADPRRSVQVRDALATTLREGRVDLRGRRRTAGQGRVVLVGGGPGDVDLMTVAGRRALAEADVVVTDRLGPTAVLDELPDDVEVVDVGKAPGHHPVPQAEINRILVERAQRGHVVVRLKGGDPFVYGRGGEEVLACREAGVPVTVLPGVSSAFAAPAAAGIPLTHRGTVGAVHVMNGTDGWSAAALTGLRDGSCTVVVLMGVAALPGLAAHALADGVPPSTPVAVVEEATLVGQRVTRAPLDRVVRAAAEAGVRAPAVVVLGAVAAPGLLEPGPSASDGVGATPAGSSTHEPAPHATMVR; this comes from the coding sequence GTGACGGCGCTGCTCGGCGTCGAGCTCGCCGGGCGGACCGTCGTCGTCGCGGGCGGGGGCCCCGTGGCCGCGCGCCGCGTGCACGCGCTGCTCGCCGAGGGTGCCCACGTGCGCGTCGTGGCCCCGGCCGTGTGCGAGCCGGTCGCCGACCTCGTGGTCGCGGGGGCCGTGCACTGGGTCGACCGCGAGGTCGTCCCGTCGGACCTGGACGACGCGTGGCTCGTGCAGACCGCGACGGGGGACCGGTCGACCGACCAGGCGGTCGTCGCGTGGGCGACGGCGCGCCGGGTGTTCTGCGTCGACGCGGGCGGCCCTCGCCGCCCCGCCCGCGGCACGGCGCGTACCCCGGCGACCACGCGTGCCGGTGACGTCCTCGTCGGCGTCGTCTCCACCGGCGGCGCCGACCCGCGCCGCTCGGTGCAGGTCCGCGACGCGCTCGCCACCACGCTGCGCGAGGGCCGCGTCGACCTGCGCGGCCGGCGGCGGACGGCGGGGCAGGGCCGCGTCGTGCTCGTCGGCGGGGGACCGGGGGACGTCGACCTGATGACCGTCGCCGGCCGGCGCGCGCTCGCCGAGGCGGACGTCGTCGTCACGGACCGCCTGGGGCCGACCGCCGTCCTCGACGAGCTGCCCGACGACGTCGAGGTCGTCGACGTCGGCAAGGCCCCGGGGCACCACCCGGTGCCGCAGGCCGAGATCAACCGGATCCTCGTCGAGCGGGCGCAGCGCGGCCACGTCGTCGTGCGGCTCAAGGGCGGCGACCCGTTCGTCTACGGGCGGGGCGGCGAGGAGGTGCTGGCGTGCCGGGAGGCAGGCGTGCCCGTGACCGTCCTGCCCGGCGTGAGCAGCGCGTTCGCCGCACCCGCGGCGGCCGGGATCCCGCTCACCCACCGCGGCACGGTCGGTGCCGTGCACGTCATGAACGGCACCGACGGCTGGTCCGCCGCCGCGCTCACCGGGTTGCGGGACGGGTCCTGCACCGTCGTCGTCCTCATGGGCGTCGCCGCGCTGCCGGGGCTGGCTGCGCACGCCCTCGCGGACGGGGTGCCGCCGTCGACGCCCGTGGCCGTCGTCGAGGAGGCGACGCTCGTCGGGCAGCGCGTGACGCGCGCACCCCTGGACCGCGTCGTGCGGGCCGCCGCCGAGGCGGGCGTGCGTGCACCGGCCGTGGTCGTCCTGGGGGCGGTCGCCGCGCCCGGGCTGCTGGAACCCGGGCCGTCCGCGTCCGACGGCGTCGGCGCCACGCCGGCGGGGTCGTCGACGCACGAGCCCGCGCCGCACGCGACAATGGTCCGGTGA
- a CDS encoding uroporphyrinogen-III synthase codes for MIDQTLAGCVVLVTADRRAGELSAALQRRGATIRHAPSLGMVPHTDDALLLEETRRVLADPPDTVVVTTGIGFRGWVEAADAAGLADRLVDTLRGTRLIARGPKARGAIQAAGLNADWVAESETSAEIAEVLLDEGVVGRDIVIQHHGAGADGLDEVFAVAGARVRNLVVYRWGPPPDPAVVAASARAVADGEVDTVVFTSAPGAAAWLGAADAEGVTARVVERHRAGTVVFAAVGPVTAKPLDERGIVPLVPDRGRLGSLVRAIVTHYGGLEALDTVAGPLRVHRAAAVLDGRVLPLSRTGLEVLRLLASAAGSVVPRDRVLAALPGESADPHAAEVAVARLREATGSRELIRTVVKRGYRLELQEQS; via the coding sequence ATGATCGACCAGACGCTCGCCGGGTGCGTCGTGCTGGTGACGGCCGACCGGCGCGCCGGCGAGCTGTCCGCCGCCCTGCAGCGGCGCGGGGCGACGATCCGGCACGCGCCGTCCCTCGGCATGGTGCCGCACACCGACGACGCCCTGCTGCTGGAGGAGACACGGCGGGTGCTCGCGGACCCGCCCGACACGGTCGTGGTCACCACGGGCATCGGATTCCGGGGCTGGGTGGAGGCGGCGGACGCCGCCGGCCTCGCCGACCGGCTGGTCGACACCCTGCGCGGCACGCGGCTGATCGCCCGCGGCCCCAAGGCGCGCGGCGCCATCCAGGCCGCGGGGCTGAACGCCGACTGGGTCGCCGAGTCCGAGACGAGCGCCGAGATCGCCGAGGTGCTGCTCGACGAGGGCGTCGTGGGCCGCGACATCGTCATCCAGCACCACGGCGCCGGTGCGGACGGCCTCGACGAGGTGTTCGCGGTGGCCGGCGCCCGCGTCCGCAACCTCGTCGTGTACCGGTGGGGCCCGCCACCCGACCCGGCGGTCGTCGCCGCGTCGGCGCGGGCCGTCGCCGACGGCGAGGTCGACACCGTCGTGTTCACGTCCGCGCCGGGTGCGGCGGCGTGGCTCGGCGCAGCCGACGCGGAGGGGGTCACCGCGCGGGTGGTCGAGCGCCACCGCGCGGGCACCGTCGTGTTCGCCGCCGTGGGCCCGGTGACGGCCAAGCCGCTCGACGAGCGCGGCATCGTGCCGCTCGTGCCCGACCGCGGGCGGCTCGGCTCCCTCGTGCGGGCGATCGTCACGCACTACGGCGGGCTCGAGGCGCTCGACACCGTCGCCGGCCCCCTGCGCGTGCACCGCGCCGCCGCCGTCCTCGACGGGCGCGTGCTGCCGCTGTCGCGCACGGGGCTCGAGGTGCTCCGTCTGCTGGCGTCCGCCGCGGGTTCCGTGGTCCCGCGGGACCGGGTGCTCGCCGCCCTGCCCGGCGAGTCCGCCGACCCGCACGCCGCCGAGGTCGCGGTCGCGCGGCTGCGCGAGGCGACGGGCAGCCGGGAGCTCATCCGCACCGTCGTCAAGCGGGGCTACCGCCTCGAGCTGCAGGAGCAGTCATGA
- a CDS encoding UDP-glucuronic acid decarboxylase family protein gives MARSDSATAGRVVVTGGAGFLGSHLCTALVDRGAHVVALDNFLTGSPANVAHLMDSPRFRLQRCDVTDFVHVPGDVDLVLHFASPASPVDYLQLPIHTLKVGSIGTNHALGLAMEKGARFLLASTSEVYGDPLVHPQPESYWGNVNPVGPRGVYDEAKRYAEALTTAYRSAHGVDTAIVRIFNTYGPRMRPHDGRAIPTFVRQALAGEPLTVAGDGTQTRSVCYVDDLVRGILALADSGHPGPMNIGNPTELSVRRIAEDVVAATGSTSSIEYVERPVDDPQVRRPDTALAERELGWAPAVAWQEGLERTVEWFAGALARTA, from the coding sequence ATGGCACGATCGGACAGCGCGACGGCGGGCCGGGTGGTCGTCACCGGCGGAGCAGGATTCCTCGGCAGCCACCTGTGCACGGCGCTGGTCGACCGCGGTGCCCACGTGGTGGCGCTCGACAACTTCCTCACCGGCTCGCCGGCCAACGTGGCGCACCTCATGGACTCGCCCCGGTTCCGGCTCCAGCGGTGCGACGTGACCGACTTCGTGCACGTGCCCGGCGACGTCGACCTCGTCCTGCACTTCGCCTCGCCGGCCTCGCCGGTGGACTACCTCCAGCTGCCGATCCACACGCTGAAGGTGGGGTCCATCGGCACCAACCACGCACTGGGCCTGGCGATGGAGAAGGGGGCGCGGTTCCTGCTCGCGTCGACGTCGGAGGTGTACGGGGACCCGCTCGTGCACCCGCAGCCGGAGTCGTACTGGGGCAACGTCAACCCCGTGGGTCCGCGGGGCGTCTACGACGAGGCGAAGCGGTACGCCGAGGCGCTCACGACCGCCTACCGCAGCGCGCACGGCGTCGACACGGCGATCGTCCGCATCTTCAACACCTACGGCCCGCGCATGCGCCCGCACGACGGCCGCGCCATCCCGACGTTCGTCCGCCAGGCCCTCGCCGGCGAGCCGCTCACCGTGGCGGGGGACGGCACCCAGACGCGGTCGGTGTGCTACGTCGACGACCTCGTGCGCGGCATCCTGGCGCTGGCCGACAGCGGGCACCCCGGCCCCATGAACATCGGCAACCCCACCGAGCTGAGCGTGCGCCGCATCGCCGAGGACGTCGTCGCCGCGACCGGCTCGACCTCGAGCATCGAGTACGTCGAGCGGCCCGTGGACGACCCGCAGGTGCGGCGGCCCGACACCGCCCTCGCCGAGCGCGAGCTCGGGTGGGCCCCGGCCGTCGCGTGGCAGGAGGGCCTGGAGCGCACCGTCGAGTGGTTCGCGGGAGCGCTGGCCCGCACGGCCTGA
- a CDS encoding sirohydrochlorin chelatase, with translation MTVPVPSAAPDGAPERPAPVLVGCSHGTDSDAGRAAIRSILTDVARVRPDLDVREAFVDVQQPEVADVVADVLPHAPAVVVPLLLSVGFHTRVDVAAAVDRPGAAASVPLGPDPRLVAILADRLAEAGLADADAVVLAAAGSSDPAAADAVRAAAAGLEEHLGRPVHVGFGAGAHPRVPVAVAEARGTLAQDGRVVVASYLLAPGYFLDRVLEAGADVVSAPLAPDHRLADVVLDRYAGSRAAASAAWEPSAGSSPAVAGPPARA, from the coding sequence ATGACCGTCCCCGTCCCGTCCGCCGCGCCCGACGGCGCCCCCGAGCGCCCCGCGCCCGTGCTCGTCGGGTGCTCCCACGGCACGGACAGCGACGCGGGCCGCGCGGCGATTCGCTCGATCCTGACGGACGTCGCGCGGGTACGCCCCGACCTCGACGTGCGCGAGGCGTTCGTCGACGTGCAGCAGCCCGAGGTGGCGGACGTCGTGGCGGACGTGCTCCCGCACGCCCCCGCGGTCGTCGTCCCGCTGCTGCTGTCGGTCGGCTTCCACACCCGGGTGGACGTCGCCGCGGCCGTGGACCGGCCGGGCGCCGCCGCATCGGTCCCGCTCGGGCCGGACCCGCGGCTCGTGGCGATCCTGGCGGACCGGCTCGCCGAGGCGGGGCTCGCCGACGCCGACGCGGTCGTGCTCGCCGCGGCCGGGTCCAGCGACCCGGCCGCGGCCGATGCGGTACGAGCCGCCGCCGCCGGCCTCGAGGAGCACCTGGGACGGCCCGTGCACGTCGGCTTCGGGGCCGGTGCGCACCCGCGCGTCCCCGTGGCCGTCGCGGAGGCGCGCGGCACGCTCGCGCAGGACGGGCGCGTCGTCGTCGCGTCGTACCTGCTGGCGCCGGGCTACTTCCTGGACCGCGTGCTCGAGGCGGGTGCCGACGTCGTGAGCGCACCGCTCGCCCCCGACCACCGGCTCGCCGACGTCGTGCTCGACCGGTACGCCGGTTCCCGCGCCGCCGCGTCCGCCGCCTGGGAGCCGTCCGCCGGCTCCTCACCTGCGGTGGCGGGGCCCCCCGCCCGCGCCTAG
- a CDS encoding SDR family oxidoreductase gives MTSTATSESPALLAPRELGTVLVTGGASGLGAAVVDAVLASGGKVGVLDRVAPAADVPHVEVDLSDSTAAAAAVEELVRRVGEPTAVVTAAGTDACGRLVDVDPATWEKVVAVNLFGTVAVVRAAIPYLAKVRGTVVTVASTLALRGMSDATAYSASKFAVRGFSHALAAELAGSVGVTCLVPGGMRTAFFDGRTEQYRPGPDADLNDPRATAGAVLTALRQPVGSEIRELLVMASGESSWP, from the coding sequence GTGACCAGCACCGCCACGTCCGAGTCCCCCGCCCTGCTCGCCCCGCGCGAGCTCGGCACCGTCCTGGTCACCGGCGGTGCGTCCGGCCTCGGCGCCGCCGTGGTGGACGCCGTGCTCGCCTCCGGCGGGAAGGTCGGCGTCCTCGACCGCGTCGCCCCGGCCGCCGACGTGCCCCACGTCGAGGTGGACCTGTCCGACTCGACGGCCGCCGCGGCCGCCGTCGAGGAGCTCGTCCGCCGGGTCGGCGAGCCGACAGCCGTCGTCACGGCCGCGGGTACCGACGCGTGCGGCCGCCTCGTCGACGTCGACCCCGCGACGTGGGAGAAGGTCGTCGCGGTGAACCTGTTCGGCACGGTCGCGGTCGTGCGCGCCGCGATCCCGTACCTGGCGAAGGTGCGCGGCACGGTCGTCACCGTCGCCTCGACGCTCGCGCTGCGCGGTATGAGCGACGCGACGGCGTACAGCGCCTCCAAGTTCGCGGTCCGCGGGTTCTCGCACGCGCTGGCCGCCGAGCTGGCGGGCAGCGTCGGCGTCACGTGCCTCGTCCCCGGCGGCATGCGCACCGCGTTCTTCGACGGCCGCACCGAGCAGTACAGGCCCGGCCCCGACGCGGACCTCAACGACCCGCGCGCCACCGCCGGCGCGGTGCTGACGGCGCTGCGCCAGCCCGTCGGCTCGGAGATCCGCGAGCTGCTCGTCATGGCGTCCGGGGAGAGCTCCTGGCCGTGA
- a CDS encoding PAS and ANTAR domain-containing protein — protein MHSAPEHPHTASLRTRPRVGLFTYDVRDDAWWWSDDVYRLHGFQPHDVVPTTALVLAHKHPDDRDASRLLLQDAVVTGAPVASVHRIMDATGRARVVAFLGQSRTGDTGAPTLTGYFLDLTDEVGERSRDEANRDIAASAAHRAQIEQAKGIVAFAYGVDAESAFGVLRAASNNGNVPIRELASQVVARVRSFRGDPYRVCEYLAEAAGLPLPR, from the coding sequence GTGCACAGCGCACCGGAGCACCCGCACACAGCGTCCCTGCGGACGCGCCCCAGGGTCGGCCTGTTCACCTACGACGTCCGTGACGACGCCTGGTGGTGGTCCGACGACGTCTACCGCCTGCACGGCTTCCAGCCGCACGACGTCGTCCCGACCACGGCGCTCGTCCTCGCGCACAAGCACCCCGACGACCGGGACGCGTCCCGCCTGCTGCTGCAGGACGCCGTCGTCACGGGTGCGCCCGTGGCCAGCGTGCACCGCATCATGGACGCCACCGGGCGTGCCCGCGTCGTCGCCTTCCTCGGCCAGAGCCGGACCGGCGACACGGGCGCGCCGACGCTCACCGGGTACTTCCTGGACCTGACGGACGAGGTCGGCGAGCGCTCACGCGACGAGGCGAACCGGGACATCGCCGCCTCCGCCGCGCACCGCGCGCAGATCGAGCAGGCCAAGGGCATCGTGGCGTTCGCGTACGGCGTGGACGCGGAGAGCGCCTTCGGCGTCCTGCGCGCTGCGTCGAACAACGGCAACGTGCCGATCCGCGAGCTCGCGTCGCAGGTGGTGGCGCGAGTCCGCTCCTTCCGTGGTGACCCGTACCGCGTGTGCGAGTACCTGGCCGAGGCCGCCGGCCTCCCCCTGCCGCGATGA
- a CDS encoding YihY/virulence factor BrkB family protein, which translates to MNTSSRSKAATAPAPDDPRKPDSPGDLKARSWKYVLRKTVREFGKDQCTDLAAALTYYSVLAIAPALLAIVSLLGLVSDPERTVQRILDLVEGIAPGGTDTIQPILENLTQAPAAGLALVVGLVTALWSASGYVAAFSRGMNRIYEIDEGRPIWKLRPILLLVTIALVVIAVVVVAALVLSGGVAEAIGDAVGLSAAAVTVWNIAKWPVVLALVAVAIALLYHATPNVQQPKFRWVSVGALVAILVWVIASLGFAFYVANFSSYNETYGSLAGVIVALLWLWISNLALLFGAELDAELERGRELQGGIEAERSIQLPPRDTKASDKKKEKADEDVRRGREVREAAGREQAQDDADEATDGGAPRR; encoded by the coding sequence ATGAACACGTCCTCGAGGTCCAAGGCCGCCACGGCCCCCGCGCCCGACGACCCGCGCAAGCCCGACTCGCCCGGCGACCTCAAGGCCCGGTCCTGGAAGTACGTGCTGCGCAAGACGGTCCGCGAGTTCGGCAAGGACCAGTGCACCGACCTCGCTGCCGCGCTCACGTACTACAGCGTGCTGGCCATCGCGCCGGCTCTGCTGGCGATCGTGTCCCTGCTGGGCCTGGTGTCGGACCCCGAGCGGACCGTGCAGCGCATCCTCGACCTCGTCGAGGGCATCGCACCCGGCGGCACGGACACGATCCAGCCGATCCTCGAGAACCTCACCCAGGCGCCCGCGGCCGGGCTCGCGCTGGTCGTCGGCCTGGTGACGGCCCTGTGGTCGGCCTCCGGGTACGTGGCCGCGTTCAGCCGCGGGATGAACCGCATCTACGAGATCGACGAGGGCCGGCCGATCTGGAAGCTGCGTCCGATCCTGCTCCTCGTCACGATCGCGCTCGTCGTCATCGCCGTGGTCGTCGTCGCGGCGCTGGTGCTGTCCGGCGGGGTGGCGGAGGCGATCGGCGACGCCGTCGGCCTGTCCGCGGCCGCTGTGACCGTGTGGAACATCGCGAAGTGGCCGGTCGTCCTGGCGCTCGTCGCCGTCGCCATCGCGCTGCTGTACCACGCGACGCCGAACGTGCAGCAGCCGAAGTTCCGCTGGGTCAGCGTCGGCGCGCTCGTGGCCATCCTCGTGTGGGTGATCGCGTCGCTCGGGTTCGCGTTCTACGTCGCCAACTTCTCCAGCTACAACGAGACCTACGGGTCGCTCGCCGGCGTGATCGTCGCGCTGCTGTGGCTCTGGATCTCCAACCTCGCGCTGCTGTTCGGCGCGGAGCTGGACGCGGAGCTCGAGCGCGGCCGCGAGCTGCAGGGCGGCATCGAGGCGGAGCGCAGCATCCAGCTCCCGCCCCGCGACACCAAGGCGAGCGACAAGAAGAAGGAGAAGGCCGACGAGGACGTCCGCCGCGGCCGTGAGGTGCGCGAGGCCGCCGGGCGCGAGCAGGCGCAGGACGACGCGGACGAGGCGACGGACGGCGGCGCCCCCCGCCGCTGA